In Helianthus annuus cultivar XRQ/B chromosome 9, HanXRQr2.0-SUNRISE, whole genome shotgun sequence, the following are encoded in one genomic region:
- the LOC110903930 gene encoding UDP-glycosyltransferase 88B1-like produces MGTIVLYPSPAMGHLISMVELGKLITKHHPSFSIIVLTLIPSFNTGSTAAYVRHISATFPAITFHHLPDIPLDPLLFPIMEAIIFELIQRSNPNVDHALQSISLSSKISAFVIDHFCMPVIPVAENFNLPVYYFFTSGACCLAQFLYMPTLDKTTTESFKDMHTLIHSPGLPPIPSSDMIAPLLDRTTIHYSAFVATCELFPKSAGIIINTFDSLETKAITAINNGVCVPDRPTPPIYCVGPLVASAGDGSHECFGWLDLQPSGSVVYLCFGSLGVFSSEQLKEIAKGLEMSGVRFLWVVRSPPSDRVEDRFLPLPEPDLDLLLPEGFLERTKDRGLVVKKWAPQVAILNHKSVGGFVTHCGWNSILEAVCAGVPMVAWPLYAEQRFNRVVLRDEMKLALPMDESEGGLVTAMEVEKRVRELMEGEEGIVIREVAKTRKEQAAIAMSDGGSSRVALSKLVASW; encoded by the coding sequence ATGGGGACTATAGTTTTGTACCCATCTCCCGCTATGGGCCACCTAATCTCAATGGTGGAGCTCGGAAAACTTATCACCAAACACCACCCTTCTTTCTCTATCATTGTCCTCACTCTCATCCCATCTTTCAACACCGGCTCCACCGCCGCCTATGTCCGTCACATCTCCGCCACCTTCCCCGCCATCACTTTCCACCACCTCCCTGACATCCCTCTTGACCCCCTTCTTTTCCCTATAATGGAAGCCATCATCTTTGAGCTTATTCAACGTAGCAACCCTAATGTCGATCACGCTCTTCAATCAATTTCTTTATCTTCTAAAATCTCTGCGTTCGTTATAGACCATTTTTGCATGCCGGTGATCCCTGTGGCTGAGAATTTTAACCTGCCTGTTTACTACTTCTTTACTTCAGGTGCATGCTGCCTTGCACAGTTCCTATACATGCCGACACTTGATAAAACCACTACTGAAAGTTTTAAAGATATGCATACACTCATCCATTCGCCCGGCCTGCCTCCAATACCATCTTCGGATATGATTGCTCCACTTCTTGATAGAACTACTATCCATTATTCGGCTTTTGTGGCAACATGCGAGTTGTTTCCGAAATCAGCTGGAATCATAATTAATACGTTTGATTCGCTGGAGACAAAAGCGATTACAGCAATAAATAATGGAGTTTGTGTTCCAGATCGGCCTACGCCACCTATCTACTGCGTGGGACCGTTGGTGGCGAGTGCTGGTGACGGTTCTCATGAGTGCTTTGGTTGGCTTGATTTGCAACCAAGTGGAAGTGTTGTGTATTTGTGTTTTGGGAGTTTGGGTGTGTTTTCTAGTGAGCAGTTAAAGGAGATTGCAAAAGGGCTGGAGATGAGTGGAGTTCGATTTCTATGGGTGGTTAGAAGCCCACCGTCAGACAGAGTTGAAGACCGGTTTCTGCCACTGCCAGAGCCAGACTTGGATTTACTTCTTCCAGAAGGTTTCTTGGAGCGTACAAAAGATAGAGGGCTCGTTGTGAAGAAGTGGGCGCCGCAAGTGGCTATACTCAACCACAAGTCTGTGGGTGGGTTTGTGACACACTGCGGGTGGAACTCGATCTTAGAAGCGGTATGTGCTGGGGTTCCGATGGTAGCGTGGCCATTGTATGCAGAACAAAGGTTCAATAGGGTGGTGTTGAGGGATGAAATGAAGTTGGCGCTACCTATGGATGAGTCAGAAGGTGGGTTGGTGACTGCGATGGAGGTGGAGAAGCGGGTTAGAGAGTTGATGGAGGGGGAGGAAGGTATTGTTATTAGGGAGGTGGCGAAGACGAGAAAAGAGCAGGCCGCGATTGCAATGAGTGATGGTGGGTCTTCTCGTGTGGCTCTGTCTAAGTTGGTTGCATCATGGTAG